One Candidatus Paceibacterota bacterium genomic region harbors:
- a CDS encoding NYN domain-containing protein, whose product MSIIKHKAQRVGVFIDTQNMYHSARNLYNARLNFGAVLEDAVAGRFLVRAIAYVITTESAEEQPFFEALVKLGIETKTKDLQIFSSGAKKADWDVGIAMDAVKMAPRLDAIILVAGDGDFVPMVEYLRAETGAQVEVVAFGKTTSGKLREAADDFIDLGENPDRYLIRPTNRRTYAKKGV is encoded by the coding sequence GTGTCGGGGTGTTTATCGATACGCAAAATATGTATCACAGCGCGCGCAACCTTTACAACGCGCGCCTAAACTTCGGTGCCGTGCTCGAAGACGCCGTCGCCGGACGCTTTCTTGTCCGCGCTATCGCTTACGTTATTACCACAGAATCGGCCGAGGAACAGCCTTTCTTCGAAGCGTTGGTTAAGCTCGGTATCGAGACCAAGACCAAAGACCTCCAGATATTCTCGAGCGGTGCCAAGAAGGCCGACTGGGACGTCGGCATAGCCATGGACGCCGTAAAAATGGCTCCACGCCTAGACGCTATTATCTTGGTAGCAGGGGATGGCGACTTCGTCCCGATGGTGGAATATCTAAGGGCCGAGACCGGCGCCCAAGTAGAAGTGGTGGCCTTCGGCAAGACCACGTCCGGCAAACTCCGCGAGGCGGCCGACGACTTCATCGACCTCGGCGAGAATCCTGATCGTTATTTAATACGCCCAACTAACCGCAGAACATATGCAAAAAAAGGAGTATAA
- a CDS encoding polyribonucleotide nucleotidyltransferase has protein sequence MQKKEYKLELAGKSITAEFNDLANQTNGSVIVSMGNTRVLATVVMSKKDREGIDFFPLVVDYEEKFYAAGKILGGQFIRREGRPSDEAILTGRVVDRTIRPLFNQKMRKEVQVVLTALAVDDDNDTDIPAILGASLALAVSDIPWDGPVGATRVCGYADATLELNPDHAKRETSAFDMVICGKAETINMIEAEAKEIPETVAVSALNLALEAISKLEAWQKQIVSEIGKKKVSFTFPETPTELTALFNSEIKSKMPLAIFSGAGHEGIHGIQDEWMSLVAEKFPEGNHKTFASHLFEDTINDLVHEEAIANNKRPDGRKMDEVRELYAQAGGVSPLLHGTGIFYRGGTHVLTALTLGGPKDSQILDGMEVEGKKYFMHHYNFPPFSSGETGRMGGINRRATGHGALAEKALKATLPSRDVFPYTIRLVSESMASNGSTSQASICASTLALMDGGVPITRPTAGIAMGLMSYPDGRYKVLTDIQGPEDHHGDMDFKVAGTTVGVTAIQMDVKVGGISVKVLSEALEQGKQARLQIIRTIETAIPAPRADLAPNAPRIAIVKINPEKIGALIGPGGKVIQGITASTGADINVEQDGSVFILGKKEQVELAKKLVDGITHEYKAGEKFEGPIVRIMDFGFFVELSPNQDGMVHVSEMASFRVNNIRDYVKEGDRVPVVVKEIDEKGRVNLSIKRANPNFFTEKKSA, from the coding sequence ATGCAAAAAAAGGAGTATAAGCTTGAACTGGCCGGTAAAAGCATTACGGCAGAATTTAATGACCTGGCCAACCAGACGAACGGCTCTGTTATCGTCAGTATGGGTAACACCAGGGTGCTCGCGACAGTAGTAATGTCCAAGAAAGACCGCGAGGGTATCGACTTCTTCCCGCTCGTCGTTGATTATGAAGAGAAGTTCTACGCCGCCGGCAAGATCCTCGGCGGGCAGTTCATAAGACGCGAAGGCAGACCTTCCGACGAAGCGATTCTGACTGGCCGTGTTGTTGACCGCACCATTCGCCCGCTCTTCAACCAGAAGATGCGCAAAGAGGTGCAAGTGGTACTGACCGCTCTGGCAGTGGATGATGACAACGACACCGATATTCCGGCAATCTTAGGCGCTTCGCTCGCGTTAGCCGTATCCGACATCCCGTGGGATGGACCTGTCGGTGCCACGCGCGTCTGCGGTTATGCCGATGCGACACTTGAGCTTAATCCTGACCATGCCAAGCGTGAGACATCCGCCTTCGACATGGTTATCTGCGGTAAGGCCGAGACTATCAACATGATAGAAGCCGAGGCAAAGGAAATTCCGGAGACTGTGGCTGTGTCTGCGTTAAATCTGGCACTCGAAGCAATTTCTAAACTCGAAGCTTGGCAGAAGCAGATTGTGAGCGAGATTGGCAAGAAGAAAGTTTCTTTCACGTTTCCAGAAACACCGACAGAACTTACCGCACTTTTTAATTCAGAAATTAAATCCAAGATGCCCCTCGCCATATTCAGTGGCGCAGGACACGAGGGAATACACGGTATTCAAGACGAATGGATGAGTTTAGTGGCCGAGAAATTCCCGGAAGGTAATCACAAGACATTTGCCTCACACCTCTTCGAAGACACTATCAATGACTTGGTGCATGAAGAGGCTATCGCAAATAACAAAAGACCCGATGGCCGTAAGATGGATGAGGTGCGTGAACTCTATGCGCAAGCAGGAGGAGTTTCACCTTTACTCCACGGCACCGGCATCTTCTATCGCGGGGGTACGCACGTTTTGACCGCGCTCACTTTGGGCGGGCCTAAGGATTCACAAATTCTCGACGGTATGGAGGTAGAAGGCAAGAAGTACTTTATGCATCACTACAACTTCCCGCCATTCTCGTCCGGCGAGACAGGCAGAATGGGTGGCATCAATCGTCGCGCGACCGGGCATGGTGCACTGGCCGAGAAGGCCCTTAAAGCGACTCTGCCTTCACGCGATGTCTTCCCGTATACAATAAGACTCGTTTCGGAATCAATGGCATCGAATGGCTCGACCTCGCAAGCATCGATCTGCGCCTCGACCTTGGCCCTCATGGACGGCGGTGTACCCATCACTCGCCCGACGGCCGGTATCGCGATGGGGCTAATGTCATATCCTGATGGTAGATATAAAGTGCTGACAGACATTCAAGGCCCGGAGGATCATCACGGTGATATGGACTTCAAAGTTGCCGGTACGACGGTCGGCGTCACGGCCATCCAGATGGACGTGAAAGTCGGCGGAATATCGGTAAAAGTTCTCTCCGAGGCCCTCGAACAAGGCAAGCAAGCGCGTTTACAAATAATTAGGACTATCGAAACAGCTATTCCGGCCCCGCGCGCAGACTTGGCACCAAATGCGCCAAGAATCGCTATTGTCAAAATCAATCCGGAGAAGATCGGCGCTCTTATCGGCCCCGGCGGCAAAGTCATTCAGGGTATTACCGCCTCAACCGGCGCGGATATTAATGTGGAGCAGGACGGCTCGGTCTTCATCTTGGGTAAAAAGGAACAGGTTGAGCTCGCCAAGAAACTCGTTGACGGAATAACTCATGAATATAAGGCCGGGGAGAAATTCGAAGGCCCGATTGTGCGCATCATGGACTTCGGCTTCTTCGTTGAGCTCTCGCCGAACCAAGACGGCATGGTACACGTATCGGAAATGGCCTCATTCAGGGTGAACAACATCCGTGACTATGTAAAAGAGGGGGACAGAGTGCCTGTCGTAGTAAAAGAAATAGACGAAAAAGGCAGAGTCAACCTCTCCATCAA